In Longimicrobium sp., a genomic segment contains:
- a CDS encoding DUF4082 domain-containing protein — protein MRRQFLLASVATLALAGCADGPTAAVQTETPDAPKSAPSFYASGDRFGIFDGITPASTLDASPGWEVGTRFYVTAPGCVVQLRFYRAAGETGTNTVKLWSNSGQLLASQTFSGATTGWNYVELRNHGIGPYYDFSVCLQTNTWYRVSVNTNTKQVKTFGYLDSGPIVRGPLVADAGFYGQPTGSMPTTQTGSIFFVDVVFEAD, from the coding sequence ATGCGGAGACAGTTCCTGCTGGCGTCCGTCGCGACGCTGGCGCTCGCCGGCTGCGCCGACGGGCCGACGGCCGCCGTCCAGACGGAGACCCCGGATGCGCCGAAGTCCGCGCCGTCGTTCTACGCGTCGGGCGACCGCTTCGGCATCTTCGACGGGATCACGCCCGCCAGCACGCTCGACGCCTCGCCCGGCTGGGAGGTCGGCACCCGCTTCTACGTCACCGCGCCCGGGTGCGTGGTGCAGCTGCGCTTCTACCGGGCCGCGGGCGAGACGGGGACCAACACCGTCAAGCTCTGGTCGAACTCGGGCCAGCTCCTCGCCTCGCAGACGTTCAGCGGCGCCACCACCGGGTGGAACTACGTGGAGTTGCGCAACCACGGCATCGGCCCGTACTACGACTTCAGCGTCTGCCTCCAGACGAACACGTGGTACCGCGTGTCGGTGAACACCAACACGAAGCAGGTGAAGACCTTCGGCTATCTCGACAGTGGCCCCATCGTCCGTGGGCCCCTCGTGGCCGACGCGGGCTTCTACGGCCAGCCCACCGGCAGCATGCCCACCACCCAGACGGGCAGCATCTTCTTCGTGGACGTGGTGTTCGAGGCGGACTAG